In the genome of Raphanus sativus cultivar WK10039 chromosome 4, ASM80110v3, whole genome shotgun sequence, one region contains:
- the LOC108848700 gene encoding LOW QUALITY PROTEIN: uncharacterized protein LOC108848700 (The sequence of the model RefSeq protein was modified relative to this genomic sequence to represent the inferred CDS: deleted 1 base in 1 codon), whose amino-acid sequence MARWDQIFSLPVQNPTLPEFSSADLVWSKVEGYRENIDRLALIPYTRVNDFVRGESSNKDCPTSFHVEARRRKPKEKTYKAKVDGILEYILYWCSFGPDDNRKGGSVRPCRSTYVPKKNKAGRPNSKRGCRCHFIVKRLIAEPTVALVIYNHYKHVDEKGLPCHGPQDKKAAGTRAMFAPYISEDLRLRVLSLLYVGVSVETIMQRHNESVEKQGGPSNRDDLLTHRYVRRLERSIRRSTYELDEDDDVSVSMWVESHQSHVFFYRGFSGTEPFSLGIQTEWQLQQMIRFGNCRLLASDSRFGTNKLKYPIHSLVVFDSENKAIPVAWIIGPRVSSGDAYGWMRALCNRVHAKDPLWKVAGFIVDDPLADIITIRDVFQCPVLFSFWRVRHAWHKNIIKRCPDTETRVEISRQLGQAVDKICRRQGTTTLFEGLTEHFVNSPEFVEYFRAVWSPRIGALTSALQTLPLASQEICAAMELYHYQMKCRLLNERASEAYQRTDWLVDKLGTKVHSYFWLDEYTGKDDFARYWKEEWVSGLTCFRKALSIPDSDVVISGMSAKVTDKCDGNEVHVVWSPSSHFGVCSCSWAEKGYICQHMIKLAQVCRGNRTAKESASLLQYYQTLVDLLHCPPRDSLFRDYAVSLAVSVEKQIKALGDMSKSDASEETVQKEVADIERSNGKSLDESGEVATDLDGELSKMPMSRVRGRPCSEDAEDSISPSEMEMDPSLCPTKSGSEDVTSTVQNETDIATENHERGAKRLKLCAPEQGSMSMNDGNRAEIVARGSKI is encoded by the exons ATGGCTAGATGGGATCAAATCTTCTCCCTACCTGTGCAAAACCCAACTTTGCCAGAGTTCTCTTCTGCGGATCTCGTCTGGTCCAAGGTTGAAGGTTACAGAGAGAATATAGACAGATTAGCCCTCATCCCTTACACGAGGGTTAATGATTTCGTAAGAGGTGAATCCTCCAATAAAGATTGCCCTACCAGCTTCCATGTTGAAGCTAGACGACGTAAACccaaagagaaaacatataAGGCCAAAGTTGATGGCATCTTGGAGTATATCCT GTATTGGTGTTCCTTTGGACCAGATGACAATAGGAAAGGCGGATCTGTGCGGCCATGTAGGAGCACATACGTTCCCAAAAAGAACAAAGCAGGTCGGCCTAATTCGAAGAGAGGCTGCAGGTGTCACTTCATTGTCAAACGCTTGATTGCTGAACCAACGGTGGCTTTGGTTATTTATAACCATTACAAGCATGTGGATGAGAAAGGGTTGCCCTGCCACGGTCCACAAGACAAAAAGGCGGCGGGGACGAGAGCCATGTTTGCTCCTTATATATCAGAAGATCTTAGGTTGCGTGTGTTGTCTTTGCTCTACGTTGGTGTCTCTGTGGAGACAATAATGCAGAGGCATAACGAATCGGTTGAAAAGCAAGGTGGTCCGAGTAATAGAGATGATTTGTTAACCCATAGATATGTTCGAAGACTTGAGAGGAGTATTAGACGTTCGACGTATGAGCtggatgaggatgatgatgttAGTGTCAGTATGTGGGTTGAAAGTCATCAGAGCCATGTGTTTTTCTACCGAGGGTTCTCTGGCACAGAACCGTTCTCATTGGGTATTCAGACCGAGTGGCAGTTGCAACAGATGATTCGATTTGGGAACTGTAGACTTTTGGCTTCAGATTCAAGGTTTGGGACTAATAAACTGAAG TATCCTATCCATAGTCTTGTTGTGTTCGACTCCGAGAACAAGGCTATTCCAGTGGCTTGGATAATTGGACCGCGGGTTTCAAGTGGAGATGCGTATGGATGGATGAGAGCTCTTTGTAACCGAGTCCATGCCAAGGATCCCTTGTGGAAGGTGGCTGGGTTCATAGTTGATGACCCTTTGGCTGACATAATAACGATCAG GGATGTGTTTCAGTGTCCGGTATTGTTTTCGTTTTGGCGTGTTCGCCATGCATGGCATAAGAACATAATCAAGAGATGTCCAGACACAGAGACTCGTGTCGAGATTTCAAGACAACTTGGTCAGGCCGTCGATAAAATCTGTAGAAGGCAAGGAACAACCACATTGTTTGAAGGTTTAACGGAGCACTTTGTTAATAGTCCGGAGTTCGTAGAGTACTTCAGAGCTGTTTGGTCTCCCAGAATAG GAGCTTTGACAAGTGCTTTACAGACTCTTCCCTTGGCAAGCCAAGAGATCTGTGCAGCGATGGAGCTTTACCACTATCAGATGAAGTGCAGGCTATTGAATGAGAGAGCCTCTGAAGCTTATCAGCGTACTGATTGGTTGGTCGATAAGTTAGGAACGAAAGTACATTCTTACTTCTGGCTTGATGAATATACTGGAAAAGATGATTTTGCCAGGTACTGGAAGGAGGAATGGGTGAGCGGTTTGACTTGTTTCCGAAAAGCCTTGAGTATACCAGATTCTGATGTTGTTATCTCTGGTATGTCTGCAAAAGTAACAGATAAATGTGATGGCAACGAAGTTCATGTTGTGTGGAGTCCAAGTTCCCATTTTGGGGTTTGCAGTTGCAGCTGGGCAGAAAAGGGGTACATATGTCAGCACATGATCAAACTTGCACAAGTCTGTCGTGGAAACCGGACTGCTAAAGAATCTGCTAGCCTTCTACAGTATTATCAGACCTTGGTTGATCTGCTTCACTGCCCACCTCGCGACTCCTTGTTTCGTGATTACGCAGTTTCTTTAGCCGTCTCTGTGGAAAAGCAAATCAAAGCGCTTGGCGATATGTCAAAGAGCGATGCTAGTGAAGAGACTGTGCAGAAAGAAGTTGCTGACATAGAAAGATCTAATGGTAAATCTCTCGATGAATCTGGCGAAGTAGCTACTGATTTGGATGGAGAGTTGAGTAAAATGCCAATGAGTAGGGTTAGAGGTAGACCCTGCTCAGAAGATGCAGAAGACTCTATTTCCCCTTCTGAAATGGAAATGGATCCTTCACTATGTCCAACCAAATCTGGTTCAGAAGATGTTACCTCTACCGTGCAGAATGAGACAGACATCGCCACAGAGAATCATGAAAGAGGTGCAAAAAGGTTGAAACTTTGC GCACCCGAGCAAGGGAGTATGTCAATGAATGATGGTAACCGAGCCGAGATTGTAGCCAGAGGTTCCAAGATTTGA